One window of Saimiri boliviensis isolate mSaiBol1 chromosome 4, mSaiBol1.pri, whole genome shotgun sequence genomic DNA carries:
- the TBXT gene encoding T-box transcription factor T isoform X2, producing MSSPGTESAGKSLQYRVDHLLSAVESELQAGSEKGDPTERELHVGLEESELWLRFKELTNEMIVTKNGRRMFPVLKVNVSGLDPNAMYSFLLDFVAADNHRWKYVNGEWVPGGKPEPQAPSCVYIHPDSPNFGAHWMKAPVSFSKVKLTNKLNGGGQIMLNSLHKYEPRIHIVRVGGPQRMITSHCFPETQFIAVTAYQNEEITALKIKYNPFAKAFLDAKERSDHKETMEEPGDGQQPGYSQWGWLLPGTSTLCPPANPHPQFGGALSLPPTHGCDRYPTLRSHRSSPYPSPYAHRNNSPTYSDNSPACLSMLQPHDNWSSLGMPAHPSMLPVSHNASPPTSSSQYPSLWSVSNGAVTPGSQAAAVSNGLGTQFFRGSPAHYAPLTHAVPAPSSSGSPLYEGAAAATDIADSQYDAAQGRLIASWTPVSPPSM from the exons ATGAGCTCTCCCGGGACCGAGAGCGCGGGGAAGAGCCTGCAGTACCGAGTGGACCACCTGCTGAGCGCGGTGGAGAGCGAGCTGCAGGCGGGCAGCGAGAAGGGCGACCCCACGGAGCGCGAGCTGCACGTGGGCCTGGAGGAGAGCGAGCTGTGGCTGCGCTTCAAGGAGCTCACCAACGAGATGATCGTGACCAAGAACGGCAG ACGGATGTTCCCGGTGCTGAAGGTGAACGTGTCTGGGCTGGACCCCAACGCCATGTACTCCTTCCTGCTGGACTTTGTGGCAGCCGACAACCACCGCTGGAAGTACGTGAACGGGGAGTGGGTGCCCGGGGGCAAGCCCGAGCCGCAGGCGCCCAGCTGTGTCTACATCCACCCCGACTCGCCCAACTTTGGGGCCCACTGGATGAAGGCTCCCGTCTCCTTCAGCAAAGTCAAGCTCACCAACAAGCTCAACGGAGGGGGCCAG ATCATGCTGAACTCCTTGCATAAGTATGAGCCTCGAATTCACATAGTGAGAGTTGGGGGTCCACAGCGCATGATCACCAGCCATTGCTTCCCTGAGACCCAGTTCATAGCGGTGACTGCTTATCAGAACGAAGAG ATCACAGCTCTTAAAATTAAGTACAATCCATTTGCAAAAGCTTTCCTTGATGCAAAGGAAAG aagtGATCACAAAGAGACGATGGAGGAACCTGGAGACGGCCAGCAGCCTGGGTACTCCCAAT GGGGGTGGCTTCTTCCTGGAACCAGCACCCTGTGTCCACCTGCAAATCCTCATCCTCAGTTTGGAGgtgccctctccctccccccaacgCACGGCTGTGACAGGTACCCAACCCTGAGGAGCCACCGGTCCTCGCCCTACCCCAGCCCCTACGCTCATCGGAACAATTCTCCAA CCTATTCTGACAATTCACCTGCATGTTTATCCATGCTGCAACCCCATGACAACTGGTCCAGCCTCGGAATGCCTGCCCATCCCAGCATGCTCCCCGTGAGCCACAATGCCAGCCCACCTACCAGCTCCAG TCAGTACCCCAGCCTGTGGTCCGTGAGCAACGGCGCCGTCACCCCGGGCTCCCAGGCAGCAGCCGTGTCCAACGGGCTGGGGACCCAGTTCTTCCGGGGCTCCCCCGCGCACTACGCACCCCTCACCCACGCGGTCCCGGCGCCCTCTTCCTCGGGATCCCCACTGTACGAAGGGGCGGCGGCGGCCACCGACATCGCGGACAGCCAGTACGACGCAGCCCAAGGCCGCCTCATAGCCTCATGGACACCTGTGTCGCCGCCCTCCATGTGA
- the TBXT gene encoding T-box transcription factor T isoform X1 has product MSSPGTESAGKSLQYRVDHLLSAVESELQAGSEKGDPTERELHVGLEESELWLRFKELTNEMIVTKNGRRMFPVLKVNVSGLDPNAMYSFLLDFVAADNHRWKYVNGEWVPGGKPEPQAPSCVYIHPDSPNFGAHWMKAPVSFSKVKLTNKLNGGGQIMLNSLHKYEPRIHIVRVGGPQRMITSHCFPETQFIAVTAYQNEEITALKIKYNPFAKAFLDAKERSDHKETMEEPGDGQQPGYSQSGGWLLPGTSTLCPPANPHPQFGGALSLPPTHGCDRYPTLRSHRSSPYPSPYAHRNNSPTYSDNSPACLSMLQPHDNWSSLGMPAHPSMLPVSHNASPPTSSSQYPSLWSVSNGAVTPGSQAAAVSNGLGTQFFRGSPAHYAPLTHAVPAPSSSGSPLYEGAAAATDIADSQYDAAQGRLIASWTPVSPPSM; this is encoded by the exons ATGAGCTCTCCCGGGACCGAGAGCGCGGGGAAGAGCCTGCAGTACCGAGTGGACCACCTGCTGAGCGCGGTGGAGAGCGAGCTGCAGGCGGGCAGCGAGAAGGGCGACCCCACGGAGCGCGAGCTGCACGTGGGCCTGGAGGAGAGCGAGCTGTGGCTGCGCTTCAAGGAGCTCACCAACGAGATGATCGTGACCAAGAACGGCAG ACGGATGTTCCCGGTGCTGAAGGTGAACGTGTCTGGGCTGGACCCCAACGCCATGTACTCCTTCCTGCTGGACTTTGTGGCAGCCGACAACCACCGCTGGAAGTACGTGAACGGGGAGTGGGTGCCCGGGGGCAAGCCCGAGCCGCAGGCGCCCAGCTGTGTCTACATCCACCCCGACTCGCCCAACTTTGGGGCCCACTGGATGAAGGCTCCCGTCTCCTTCAGCAAAGTCAAGCTCACCAACAAGCTCAACGGAGGGGGCCAG ATCATGCTGAACTCCTTGCATAAGTATGAGCCTCGAATTCACATAGTGAGAGTTGGGGGTCCACAGCGCATGATCACCAGCCATTGCTTCCCTGAGACCCAGTTCATAGCGGTGACTGCTTATCAGAACGAAGAG ATCACAGCTCTTAAAATTAAGTACAATCCATTTGCAAAAGCTTTCCTTGATGCAAAGGAAAG aagtGATCACAAAGAGACGATGGAGGAACCTGGAGACGGCCAGCAGCCTGGGTACTCCCAAT CAGGGGGGTGGCTTCTTCCTGGAACCAGCACCCTGTGTCCACCTGCAAATCCTCATCCTCAGTTTGGAGgtgccctctccctccccccaacgCACGGCTGTGACAGGTACCCAACCCTGAGGAGCCACCGGTCCTCGCCCTACCCCAGCCCCTACGCTCATCGGAACAATTCTCCAA CCTATTCTGACAATTCACCTGCATGTTTATCCATGCTGCAACCCCATGACAACTGGTCCAGCCTCGGAATGCCTGCCCATCCCAGCATGCTCCCCGTGAGCCACAATGCCAGCCCACCTACCAGCTCCAG TCAGTACCCCAGCCTGTGGTCCGTGAGCAACGGCGCCGTCACCCCGGGCTCCCAGGCAGCAGCCGTGTCCAACGGGCTGGGGACCCAGTTCTTCCGGGGCTCCCCCGCGCACTACGCACCCCTCACCCACGCGGTCCCGGCGCCCTCTTCCTCGGGATCCCCACTGTACGAAGGGGCGGCGGCGGCCACCGACATCGCGGACAGCCAGTACGACGCAGCCCAAGGCCGCCTCATAGCCTCATGGACACCTGTGTCGCCGCCCTCCATGTGA
- the TBXT gene encoding T-box transcription factor T isoform X3: MSSPGTESAGKSLQYRVDHLLSAVESELQAGSEKGDPTERELHVGLEESELWLRFKELTNEMIVTKNGRRMFPVLKVNVSGLDPNAMYSFLLDFVAADNHRWKYVNGEWVPGGKPEPQAPSCVYIHPDSPNFGAHWMKAPVSFSKVKLTNKLNGGGQIMLNSLHKYEPRIHIVRVGGPQRMITSHCFPETQFIAVTAYQNEEITALKIKYNPFAKAFLDAKERSDHKETMEEPGDGQQPGYSQSYSDNSPACLSMLQPHDNWSSLGMPAHPSMLPVSHNASPPTSSSQYPSLWSVSNGAVTPGSQAAAVSNGLGTQFFRGSPAHYAPLTHAVPAPSSSGSPLYEGAAAATDIADSQYDAAQGRLIASWTPVSPPSM, from the exons ATGAGCTCTCCCGGGACCGAGAGCGCGGGGAAGAGCCTGCAGTACCGAGTGGACCACCTGCTGAGCGCGGTGGAGAGCGAGCTGCAGGCGGGCAGCGAGAAGGGCGACCCCACGGAGCGCGAGCTGCACGTGGGCCTGGAGGAGAGCGAGCTGTGGCTGCGCTTCAAGGAGCTCACCAACGAGATGATCGTGACCAAGAACGGCAG ACGGATGTTCCCGGTGCTGAAGGTGAACGTGTCTGGGCTGGACCCCAACGCCATGTACTCCTTCCTGCTGGACTTTGTGGCAGCCGACAACCACCGCTGGAAGTACGTGAACGGGGAGTGGGTGCCCGGGGGCAAGCCCGAGCCGCAGGCGCCCAGCTGTGTCTACATCCACCCCGACTCGCCCAACTTTGGGGCCCACTGGATGAAGGCTCCCGTCTCCTTCAGCAAAGTCAAGCTCACCAACAAGCTCAACGGAGGGGGCCAG ATCATGCTGAACTCCTTGCATAAGTATGAGCCTCGAATTCACATAGTGAGAGTTGGGGGTCCACAGCGCATGATCACCAGCCATTGCTTCCCTGAGACCCAGTTCATAGCGGTGACTGCTTATCAGAACGAAGAG ATCACAGCTCTTAAAATTAAGTACAATCCATTTGCAAAAGCTTTCCTTGATGCAAAGGAAAG aagtGATCACAAAGAGACGATGGAGGAACCTGGAGACGGCCAGCAGCCTGGGTACTCCCAAT CCTATTCTGACAATTCACCTGCATGTTTATCCATGCTGCAACCCCATGACAACTGGTCCAGCCTCGGAATGCCTGCCCATCCCAGCATGCTCCCCGTGAGCCACAATGCCAGCCCACCTACCAGCTCCAG TCAGTACCCCAGCCTGTGGTCCGTGAGCAACGGCGCCGTCACCCCGGGCTCCCAGGCAGCAGCCGTGTCCAACGGGCTGGGGACCCAGTTCTTCCGGGGCTCCCCCGCGCACTACGCACCCCTCACCCACGCGGTCCCGGCGCCCTCTTCCTCGGGATCCCCACTGTACGAAGGGGCGGCGGCGGCCACCGACATCGCGGACAGCCAGTACGACGCAGCCCAAGGCCGCCTCATAGCCTCATGGACACCTGTGTCGCCGCCCTCCATGTGA